Proteins encoded together in one Candidatus Poribacteria bacterium window:
- a CDS encoding HAD family hydrolase, translated as IANRVANAWQKHISLDPEAHSVLHTLHCSKKLALVSNFDHPPHVHSVLSKLNLTPYFDSVVISAEVGVKKPDPRIFDRALEQTAMKPEEVIYVGDTEDDTEAARAAGMVPVLIQRNNEGNAFDFSVNTHNLQQEKFTPNVTTVTKLSEILTLFESYATKFQTVGKS; from the coding sequence TGATAGCAAATAGAGTCGCCAATGCCTGGCAAAAACATATATCGCTCGATCCTGAAGCGCATTCTGTCCTGCATACACTTCATTGCTCTAAAAAACTTGCCCTCGTGTCTAACTTTGACCATCCACCACACGTCCATTCGGTTCTGAGTAAACTCAACCTTACACCCTATTTTGATTCGGTTGTTATTTCCGCTGAAGTAGGGGTCAAGAAACCGGATCCGCGGATATTTGACAGGGCACTTGAGCAGACCGCAATGAAACCCGAAGAAGTCATTTATGTTGGGGACACAGAAGATGACACGGAAGCTGCACGTGCGGCTGGTATGGTTCCAGTCCTCATACAAAGAAATAACGAAGGCAATGCCTTTGACTTCAGCGTCAATACACACAATTTACAGCAAGAAAAATTCACACCTAATGTGACCACAGTAACCAAACTCTCTGAAATTCTAACATTGTTTGAATCCTATGCTACCAAATTCCAGACGGTGGGAAAATCATGA
- a CDS encoding transposase — MKQTFKFRVKPTKTEERWLYAELRHQKQLQNYMLQMRHQMWDYGRKSVSMYDQIHHLKDLRATTSHYWEHPQDMQVSTIKRVNAAHEHFRRRCREGSEKKGYPRYKSSVRSLSWSLRIHTVKDKATGTFKRVRQTPIRETGKRHNLLKVPKLGEVKIRQHRRIVGDPKEVTLKKTARGWYVFIVCEVPDTLKCVAKSACGVDVGTHNFLTTSDGETEENPRFYRQAECKLVKLHRDLSRKTYRSKRWYKAKDALAKEADIVACQRLDFIAKAVYKLFHHKAFDAVVAEKLKPSNMVKNRHLAKSISDASWGMFFDWLHW; from the coding sequence ATGAAACAAACCTTTAAGTTTCGTGTAAAGCCTACCAAAACAGAGGAACGTTGGCTTTATGCGGAGTTGCGCCACCAGAAGCAATTGCAGAACTACATGCTCCAGATGCGGCATCAGATGTGGGACTATGGTCGCAAATCTGTGTCGATGTATGACCAGATCCACCATCTGAAAGACCTCCGCGCCACCACCTCTCACTATTGGGAACATCCTCAGGATATGCAGGTATCGACAATCAAGCGCGTCAACGCGGCACATGAACATTTCCGCCGCCGATGCCGAGAAGGTTCGGAAAAGAAGGGATACCCGCGTTACAAGTCCTCTGTCCGTTCGCTGTCCTGGAGTCTGCGCATACACACAGTTAAGGATAAAGCGACAGGTACATTTAAACGTGTCCGTCAGACCCCTATCCGTGAAACAGGCAAACGGCATAACCTGCTGAAAGTGCCGAAACTCGGTGAAGTCAAGATCCGCCAACACCGTCGAATCGTCGGAGACCCGAAAGAGGTCACGTTGAAAAAGACGGCACGCGGGTGGTATGTCTTTATCGTTTGCGAAGTGCCTGACACGCTGAAATGTGTTGCAAAATCTGCGTGTGGTGTAGACGTGGGGACGCACAATTTTCTGACGACCTCTGACGGTGAAACCGAAGAGAATCCGCGCTTTTATCGTCAAGCGGAATGCAAACTCGTCAAACTTCATCGCGACTTGTCTCGCAAGACGTATCGGAGTAAACGGTGGTATAAGGCGAAGGACGCATTGGCGAAGGAGGCAGATATTGTGGCGTGTCAACGACTTGACTTTATCGCGAAAGCTGTTTACAAACTCTTTCACCACAAAGCCTTTGATGCCGTTGTTGCTGAAAAACTCAAACCGAGTAACATGGTAAAAAATAGGCATCTTGCGAAGTCTATTTCCGATGCGTCCTGGGGCATGTTCTTTGACTGGCTTCACTGGG
- a CDS encoding GNAT family N-acetyltransferase has product MEEHVSDAELMKIQVEALFTQDENGHLQRINEPSGDGKPAPRFFFGYTNESSICRFRHDLPDPVVAQLKVVAATEAISMSSQKIPRRHRQFEDILRSHAPIERVWIGPAYRFPEHIAPPTRTVRLSRENAELLNGDFTEMVSELNSSQPYLGIIEDSQAVSICRSVRISSHAHEAGVDTLAGYRRRGCATSVVAAWALAVRALNRMPLYSTSWDNVASQGVARRLGLVQYGVDYHVT; this is encoded by the coding sequence ATGGAAGAACATGTATCTGACGCAGAACTGATGAAAATACAGGTTGAGGCACTATTCACACAGGATGAGAATGGACACCTTCAACGTATCAATGAACCTTCTGGGGATGGAAAACCAGCACCTCGTTTCTTCTTCGGATACACCAACGAAAGTTCAATCTGTAGGTTCCGGCACGACCTTCCCGACCCTGTAGTTGCACAACTGAAGGTTGTCGCCGCTACTGAAGCAATTTCTATGAGTTCCCAGAAAATTCCAAGGCGTCATAGGCAATTCGAGGATATTCTTCGAAGTCACGCACCGATTGAACGGGTCTGGATCGGGCCTGCTTATCGCTTTCCTGAACATATTGCGCCCCCAACAAGAACAGTCCGACTATCACGTGAGAATGCAGAACTCCTAAACGGAGATTTCACCGAAATGGTATCGGAACTCAATAGTTCACAGCCCTATTTAGGGATCATAGAGGATTCACAAGCAGTCTCAATTTGCCGGAGTGTCCGCATATCATCACATGCGCATGAAGCAGGTGTTGATACGTTGGCGGGTTATCGTCGGCGTGGGTGTGCAACGTCAGTTGTCGCGGCTTGGGCACTCGCTGTCCGTGCCTTGAACCGCATGCCTCTTTATAGTACTTCGTGGGACAATGTGGCTTCTCAAGGTGTCGCACGACGATTAGGCTTAGTGCAGTATGGTGTAGATTATCATGTGACATAA
- the rsgA gene encoding ribosome small subunit-dependent GTPase A, whose amino-acid sequence MAMSVYAGTTLSEAEKIIAGDYSAFDWRERVTYSRVYLGMNPAIRDAENALDTDEDKPVVVALLLKSEKMLVKDRVRRLSAIKGARIIPDEELLKRTGYLFDNEKLIGLPEGIVMHASNGVYVVQCDANRYQCSLRGKRDAFSTNQQIFVGDRVKIQVIDESHGTIAAVMRRKSQYKRRGTQSKRVILIPNLDGLIIVSSVKEPPIWQRMLDRFLVIAEASGIEPLICFNKIDMLENRSEVDSIAAIYQKIGYRTTLTSATTGEGIKDLKAWMRGKISALTGLSGVGKSSLLNAIQPNLKLKTNAVNPRRGGRHTTVATQLYNLDFGGFIADTPGLRELQFWDIEPRLMARYFPEMRSLRERCMKNHCTHIDQEGCRVDVALRKGDISQSRYESYCEFRKSSD is encoded by the coding sequence ATGGCAATGTCTGTTTACGCAGGCACAACTTTAAGTGAAGCGGAAAAGATTATCGCAGGCGATTACTCGGCTTTTGACTGGCGGGAGCGTGTCACCTATAGCCGGGTGTATCTTGGTATGAATCCAGCGATTCGGGATGCCGAGAATGCCCTTGACACTGACGAAGACAAACCCGTCGTTGTGGCATTGCTACTCAAATCGGAGAAGATGCTTGTCAAAGACCGGGTTAGGCGTCTCAGTGCGATCAAAGGCGCACGCATCATCCCCGACGAGGAACTCCTCAAACGGACGGGCTATCTTTTCGATAACGAAAAATTGATCGGACTTCCCGAGGGTATCGTGATGCATGCGAGCAACGGTGTTTACGTTGTGCAATGTGATGCGAATCGATATCAATGTTCGCTGCGGGGAAAACGAGATGCCTTTAGCACAAATCAGCAGATATTTGTTGGGGACCGCGTTAAAATTCAGGTGATTGATGAATCACATGGTACGATCGCAGCCGTTATGCGGCGGAAGAGCCAATACAAACGAAGAGGGACACAATCCAAAAGAGTTATTCTCATTCCGAATCTCGATGGACTCATCATCGTATCTTCTGTAAAAGAACCGCCGATCTGGCAGCGAATGCTGGACAGGTTCCTCGTTATCGCCGAGGCATCAGGCATTGAACCTCTTATCTGTTTCAATAAAATTGATATGCTCGAAAACCGATCAGAAGTGGATTCGATAGCCGCGATTTATCAGAAAATCGGTTATCGGACAACCCTCACGAGTGCAACGACTGGCGAGGGAATCAAGGATTTGAAAGCGTGGATGAGAGGGAAGATTTCGGCACTCACTGGGTTATCAGGGGTCGGAAAATCTTCACTTCTGAATGCCATTCAGCCCAATTTGAAACTGAAAACGAACGCAGTGAATCCGAGACGTGGTGGAAGACACACGACCGTCGCAACCCAACTTTACAATTTGGATTTCGGCGGCTTTATCGCCGATACGCCAGGACTTCGTGAGCTGCAGTTTTGGGACATTGAACCTCGCTTGATGGCCCGCTATTTTCCAGAGATGCGCTCACTCCGAGAGCGTTGTATGAAAAATCATTGCACGCATATTGATCAGGAAGGTTGTCGTGTGGATGTAGCCTTGAGAAAAGGTGACATTTCACAGTCTCGGTATGAGAGTTACTGTGAATTTCGAAAATCAAGCGATTAG
- a CDS encoding phytanoyl-CoA dioxygenase family protein: MKLTPQEVEQFRRVGYLNINRRLIDDEHLTVLREHYDALFAQKRDTIGEGLRNLAVVGDTESDEDADRAEEMLQIMEMWRLDEEFRKLLYHDPLLDIAESLIGADIQLFHDQALYKPAYHGGEVYWHQDNAYWQCDPPNLVSIWIALDDADEENGCMNVIPGSYLEGLAAHGRAESEKGKLPALLEVDADADRAVPVPVGAGCGMVHHCMTLHQTDPNRSSRDRRAMVLHYMPSGTRNRDGEVMKDHPLLRGNQLA; encoded by the coding sequence ATGAAACTTACACCCCAAGAGGTCGAACAATTCAGACGTGTGGGCTATCTCAACATCAACAGACGACTCATTGATGACGAACATCTTACCGTGTTACGCGAACATTACGACGCACTATTTGCGCAGAAACGCGACACAATCGGTGAAGGTTTGCGCAACCTGGCAGTCGTCGGGGACACGGAAAGCGATGAGGATGCCGATCGCGCCGAAGAAATGTTACAGATTATGGAGATGTGGCGGCTCGATGAGGAATTTCGGAAGTTGCTCTACCACGATCCCCTGTTAGACATCGCCGAGAGTTTAATCGGAGCCGATATCCAGTTATTCCATGACCAGGCTCTCTACAAACCCGCCTATCACGGCGGTGAGGTGTATTGGCATCAGGACAATGCATATTGGCAGTGCGACCCGCCCAATCTTGTGAGCATCTGGATAGCACTCGATGACGCCGACGAGGAAAACGGTTGTATGAACGTTATCCCCGGCAGTTATTTAGAAGGACTGGCGGCACACGGACGTGCTGAGTCAGAGAAGGGTAAATTGCCAGCGTTGTTAGAGGTGGATGCTGATGCGGATCGTGCTGTCCCCGTGCCAGTTGGTGCCGGATGCGGGATGGTTCATCATTGCATGACACTCCACCAAACGGATCCGAACCGCTCCTCCCGAGACCGTCGGGCGATGGTCCTCCATTACATGCCATCGGGTACGCGGAATCGCGATGGCGAGGTGATGAAAGACCATCCGCTGCTACGCGGAAATCAATTGGCGTAG
- a CDS encoding Gfo/Idh/MocA family oxidoreductase produces the protein METYRAAVIGCSRMGAFIDNEVPDYEAIKLPYSHAAGYFAEERTDLVACADLRPEVMEHFGNRYNVPKANQYTDYRDMLEKEQPDIVSVATQPEHRAEIVIYAAEHGVKAIYAEKAMAASMDEAAAMVAAVEENNVAFNLGTNRRWHTGFDKMKEIIDSGEIGNLRTLIIYSNGTLFNSASHHFDLILRLNSDAPASWITGYLPQGDSVFDGNELRADPSGGGTIQFENGVTAHALLTPRSSEWEAICDGGTVTCWNNGWQWHLRKQQDIPGWRACQVPETFPEFEHTSSTANLVKDLVHALDTGQPTRGGVRCAYASTELIFGIIESHLHNGTRIELPLTDSKIRLQRNPTARQPRTE, from the coding sequence ATGGAAACGTATCGTGCCGCTGTTATTGGTTGTAGCCGGATGGGCGCTTTTATTGACAACGAAGTCCCCGATTACGAAGCGATTAAGTTACCTTATTCCCATGCCGCAGGCTATTTTGCCGAAGAAAGAACCGACCTTGTCGCATGTGCGGATCTGCGTCCAGAAGTCATGGAACATTTTGGAAACCGATATAATGTCCCGAAAGCGAATCAGTACACCGATTATCGGGACATGCTTGAAAAAGAACAACCTGATATTGTCAGTGTTGCCACACAGCCAGAGCATCGCGCAGAAATTGTTATTTACGCAGCAGAGCACGGTGTGAAAGCCATCTATGCGGAAAAGGCGATGGCGGCTTCTATGGATGAAGCAGCCGCAATGGTAGCTGCCGTAGAAGAAAACAATGTCGCCTTTAACCTCGGCACAAATCGTCGGTGGCATACAGGTTTCGACAAGATGAAAGAGATCATTGACAGTGGTGAAATTGGTAACCTACGCACCTTGATTATCTATTCAAACGGTACACTTTTCAACTCAGCCAGCCATCACTTCGACCTGATTTTACGTTTGAATAGCGATGCGCCTGCAAGTTGGATCACTGGTTATCTTCCGCAAGGCGATTCGGTTTTTGATGGGAATGAACTGCGAGCTGATCCGTCTGGCGGTGGAACAATCCAATTTGAAAATGGTGTGACGGCACATGCCTTGCTAACGCCACGGAGTAGTGAATGGGAAGCGATTTGTGATGGCGGAACCGTTACCTGCTGGAACAACGGTTGGCAGTGGCATCTCCGTAAGCAGCAAGATATCCCCGGATGGAGGGCATGTCAGGTTCCTGAAACCTTTCCTGAATTTGAACATACCAGTAGCACCGCAAACTTGGTTAAAGACCTTGTTCACGCCTTAGATACAGGGCAACCGACTCGAGGCGGCGTCCGGTGCGCGTATGCCAGCACTGAACTGATTTTTGGCATCATTGAATCGCATCTACACAACGGCACACGTATTGAACTTCCGTTGACAGACTCAAAAATCCGTTTACAGAGAAACCCAACTGCCAGACAACCCAGGACCGAGTAA
- a CDS encoding phytanoyl-CoA dioxygenase family protein: MRIELTDAEQSGGKMCAAHLDLANRLLREVGAAILENAVPLEIVKEARTAYFEAIQRGMIRKVRHALEMPFLHHQFITNPFSLQVIEAAMGKKVALFRCGIHDVPPDIDGNQVEKSPHRDGNHLFPELLCVLPVSGIYVNIPFVDFSEENGATKIWPGSHLIMDFPPSDVQNLGERSKHLPALQAVMPMGSLILRDMRLWHVGMPNRTDTHRPMLDIGYTRIFPHASERLRVPQEIKQHWSEEAKKLLRTG; encoded by the coding sequence ATGCGGATCGAGTTAACGGATGCAGAACAATCAGGCGGAAAAATGTGTGCCGCTCATCTTGATTTAGCGAACCGGCTACTGCGAGAAGTAGGTGCTGCGATCCTTGAAAATGCGGTGCCACTTGAAATCGTCAAGGAAGCGCGAACCGCCTATTTCGAGGCAATCCAGCGTGGTATGATCCGTAAGGTTCGTCATGCTCTGGAAATGCCGTTTCTCCATCACCAATTTATCACGAATCCGTTCTCGCTCCAAGTCATTGAAGCTGCTATGGGTAAGAAGGTGGCACTATTTCGTTGTGGAATTCATGATGTGCCACCCGATATAGACGGAAACCAAGTCGAAAAGTCCCCGCACCGCGACGGCAACCACTTATTTCCTGAACTCCTCTGTGTGCTACCCGTCTCAGGCATCTATGTTAACATCCCATTCGTCGATTTTTCGGAAGAAAATGGAGCCACAAAGATCTGGCCCGGCTCGCATCTGATTATGGATTTTCCACCCTCAGATGTTCAAAATCTGGGCGAACGAAGTAAGCATCTACCCGCGCTACAAGCGGTAATGCCTATGGGTTCACTGATTCTTCGCGATATGCGACTGTGGCACGTTGGAATGCCGAACAGAACTGACACCCACCGACCTATGCTCGATATCGGCTATACGCGTATATTCCCACATGCAAGTGAACGACTTCGGGTTCCTCAAGAGATTAAGCAGCATTGGTCTGAAGAAGCCAAGAAACTTCTCAGGACAGGCTAA
- a CDS encoding methyltransferase domain-containing protein, which yields MKQKYFYHQHLADYAQLKTKGLTSRGELYGNPNDFSEFSSKPFLIETLPRLDIKPDAQVLELGCGTGPVACFLAQFGYQVHGIDVIPDAIDKAKAIAAEQCLDIRYEVLDVCQLPRGGEQYQLIIDSFCSQGIVTDIDRDAMFSGIKSQLAKNGYFLMSCSVFEPDREDPETQIVDNTTGKVYTRFDQDALWDRDTETCYSLFHPDPFRSGIGPEDCQVPKPKDLGLLRG from the coding sequence ATGAAACAAAAATACTTTTACCACCAACACCTGGCAGATTATGCCCAACTGAAGACAAAAGGACTCACGTCAAGAGGTGAACTTTACGGGAACCCTAATGATTTCAGTGAGTTCTCTTCCAAACCTTTTTTAATAGAGACCTTGCCACGTTTGGACATCAAACCAGATGCTCAAGTGCTTGAACTCGGATGCGGGACAGGTCCAGTGGCATGTTTTTTAGCACAATTCGGCTACCAAGTACATGGGATTGATGTTATTCCTGATGCCATTGATAAAGCCAAAGCGATCGCTGCCGAGCAGTGTTTAGACATCCGGTATGAGGTGTTAGATGTCTGTCAACTTCCACGTGGAGGCGAACAATACCAACTCATTATTGATAGCTTCTGCTCACAAGGCATCGTTACGGATATAGATCGAGATGCGATGTTTTCAGGAATCAAGTCTCAGCTCGCCAAGAACGGCTATTTTTTAATGAGCTGCAGTGTTTTTGAACCCGATCGAGAAGATCCTGAAACACAAATCGTCGATAATACAACAGGGAAAGTTTACACCCGCTTTGACCAAGACGCGCTGTGGGATAGGGATACAGAAACATGCTACAGCCTATTTCATCCGGACCCTTTCAGATCCGGTATCGGACCCGAAGACTGTCAAGTACCCAAGCCTAAAGACTTGGGCTTGTTAAGAGGTTAA